The following coding sequences lie in one Deinococcota bacterium genomic window:
- a CDS encoding S9 family peptidase: MTDVPIIPRETFFGNPRYVSPQLSPDGKRLAYLAPEDGVMNLWLRTVGEEDDRTLTRDRGRGIQFYLWAKNGEQLLYIQDRDGDENWHLYAVGHSGDEPRDLTPVEGVQAQPFATANDFPDELLVGLNDRTPQYHDVYRVNTRTGERELVVTNDLGAMGWVADHQLRVRVAQVPNASGGFALLARSQGDWREVMSWDSEDALGTNAWTFAGDDRTLYLSSSVGSNTAEARTLDLETLEEKVLATDADADLHDLLLHPTSHAPQAAAFVRARKRWQVLDEVLKGDFTALERLHAGDFEVVGRDLADTTWLVAYTQDRGPVVYYSYDRTTKEGTFLFAARPELEGLPLAQMTPVSYPARDGLTIHGYLSLPVGAQAKGLPTVLNIHGGPWWRDMWGYHPEAQWLANRGYAVLQINFRGSTGYGKTFINAADLEWGGKMQDDISDGVAWLIAEGVADKDRVGIYGGSYGGFAVLSGLTKTPELYACGVDIVGPSSLFTFLETIPPYWEAMRPMLYKRVGHPERDEALLRERSPLFHANRIQAPLFIAQGANDPRVKRAESLQIVEALEQAGKTVDYLEFADEGHGFVRPENRLEFYRRAEAFLAEHLGGRQEG; this comes from the coding sequence ATGACCGACGTGCCCATCATTCCCCGAGAAACGTTCTTCGGCAATCCCCGCTATGTTAGCCCTCAGCTCTCCCCGGACGGCAAACGCCTCGCCTACCTCGCGCCCGAGGACGGCGTCATGAACCTGTGGCTGCGGACCGTCGGCGAGGAGGACGATCGTACCCTCACCCGCGACCGAGGGCGTGGCATCCAGTTCTACTTGTGGGCCAAGAACGGCGAGCAGCTCCTCTACATCCAGGACCGTGATGGCGACGAGAACTGGCACCTCTACGCCGTGGGCCATAGCGGCGACGAGCCCCGCGACCTCACGCCCGTCGAGGGCGTGCAAGCGCAGCCCTTTGCCACCGCCAACGACTTTCCCGACGAGCTTCTGGTGGGCCTGAACGACCGCACGCCGCAGTATCACGACGTCTACCGGGTGAATACCCGCACGGGCGAGCGCGAGCTCGTCGTGACCAACGATCTGGGCGCGATGGGCTGGGTAGCGGACCATCAGCTTCGCGTTCGTGTCGCCCAGGTACCCAACGCCTCAGGCGGCTTCGCCCTCTTGGCGCGCAGCCAAGGCGACTGGCGAGAGGTCATGAGTTGGGACAGCGAGGACGCCCTCGGCACGAACGCCTGGACCTTCGCCGGGGATGACCGGACGCTCTACCTGAGTAGCAGCGTGGGCTCAAACACCGCCGAGGCGCGCACGCTCGACTTGGAGACGCTCGAGGAGAAGGTCTTGGCCACCGACGCTGACGCCGACCTCCACGACCTCCTCCTGCACCCCACCAGCCACGCGCCCCAAGCAGCGGCCTTTGTGAGGGCGCGCAAGCGCTGGCAGGTCCTCGACGAGGTGCTGAAAGGCGATTTCACTGCCCTGGAACGCCTCCACGCGGGCGACTTCGAGGTTGTCGGGCGCGACCTCGCGGATACCACCTGGCTCGTCGCTTACACCCAGGACCGGGGTCCGGTCGTCTACTACAGCTATGACCGCACCACCAAGGAGGGCACATTTCTCTTCGCTGCCCGGCCCGAACTCGAGGGCCTGCCTCTCGCGCAGATGACGCCGGTGAGCTACCCGGCCCGTGACGGCCTCACCATCCACGGTTACCTGAGCTTGCCCGTCGGCGCCCAAGCCAAAGGCCTGCCCACAGTCCTCAACATTCACGGCGGTCCCTGGTGGCGCGACATGTGGGGGTACCACCCCGAGGCGCAGTGGCTTGCCAACCGCGGCTACGCGGTCTTGCAGATCAACTTCCGCGGCTCGACGGGCTACGGCAAAACCTTTATCAACGCCGCCGACCTCGAGTGGGGCGGCAAGATGCAAGACGACATCAGCGACGGGGTCGCGTGGCTGATCGCCGAGGGCGTCGCCGACAAGGACCGCGTCGGCATCTACGGCGGCTCCTACGGAGGCTTCGCGGTCCTGAGCGGCCTCACCAAGACGCCCGAGCTCTACGCCTGCGGCGTCGATATCGTCGGGCCATCCAGCCTCTTTACCTTTTTGGAAACCATCCCGCCCTATTGGGAAGCGATGAGGCCCATGCTCTACAAGCGAGTCGGCCATCCTGAGCGCGACGAGGCGCTCTTGCGCGAGCGCTCGCCCCTCTTTCACGCGAACCGCATTCAAGCGCCACTCTTCATCGCGCAAGGCGCCAACGACCCCAGGGTGAAGCGCGCCGAAAGCCTCCAGATTGTCGAGGCGCTCGAGCAGGCCGGCAAGACGGTCGATTACCTCGAGTTTGCCGACGAGGGTCACGGCTTTGTACGGCCTGAAAACCGCCTCGAGTTCTACCGGCGCGCCGAGGCATTCTTGGCCGAGCACTTAGGCGGCCGCCAAGAAGGGTGA
- the pyrH gene encoding UMP kinase has product MKRVLLKLSGEFLAGFEGTGISHEATGTLAQEIAAAHSRGVQIAVVVGGGNFWRGAQHGGSMDPATADYVGMLPTVMNAMVLQDALEQAGVDTRVQTAITMQEIAEPYIRRRALRHLEKGRVVIFGGGTGNPFFTTDTAAALRALEMGADVVLMAKNKVDGVYSDDPHKNPGATKFETLSYLDVLNQGLKVMDATAISLCMDKGLPIVVFDIFVKRNLEHLLAGAHVGTRIS; this is encoded by the coding sequence GTGAAGCGAGTGCTGCTAAAGCTTTCCGGTGAGTTCCTGGCTGGTTTTGAGGGAACGGGAATCAGTCATGAGGCTACTGGGACACTCGCCCAAGAGATCGCCGCGGCTCACAGCCGCGGCGTTCAAATTGCGGTGGTGGTGGGGGGCGGCAACTTCTGGCGGGGTGCGCAACATGGGGGCAGCATGGACCCGGCCACCGCGGATTATGTCGGCATGCTGCCCACGGTGATGAACGCGATGGTCTTGCAAGACGCCCTCGAGCAAGCAGGAGTAGACACCCGCGTGCAGACGGCCATCACCATGCAAGAGATCGCCGAGCCCTATATCCGTCGCCGGGCTCTCAGGCACCTCGAGAAGGGGCGGGTGGTGATCTTCGGCGGCGGCACCGGCAATCCCTTTTTCACCACCGACACCGCCGCCGCCCTGCGCGCCCTGGAAATGGGCGCCGACGTGGTTTTGATGGCCAAAAACAAGGTGGACGGCGTCTACAGCGACGACCCCCACAAGAACCCAGGGGCGACGAAGTTCGAGACGCTCAGCTATTTGGACGTCTTAAACCAGGGCCTCAAGGTGATGGACGCGACCGCCATCAGCCTCTGCATGGACAAGGGGCTGCCCATCGTCGTCTTCGACATCTTCGTCAAGCGCAACCTGGAGCACCTTTTGGCGGGCGCCCACGTCGGCACGAGGATCTCGTGA
- a CDS encoding elongation factor Ts: protein MDTIKRLRAMTGAGMMDVKGALQETGGDVDKAATLLRERGVAKAAKKQGREAGEGFIGSYIHHNGKVATLVELNCETDFVARNERFQGLARDLAIHVAMANPSYKSRDEVPTEALEEERKVLAAQAREEGKPENVVERIVEGRINKFYAETTLLEQPFIKDESKTVEALIQEAIATIGENIQIGKFARISIGG from the coding sequence ATGGATACGATCAAGAGGCTGCGCGCGATGACCGGCGCGGGCATGATGGATGTCAAGGGGGCGCTTCAGGAGACCGGCGGCGACGTCGATAAGGCCGCCACCCTGTTGCGCGAGCGCGGCGTCGCCAAGGCTGCCAAAAAGCAAGGTCGCGAGGCCGGCGAGGGCTTTATCGGCTCCTACATCCACCACAACGGCAAGGTGGCCACGCTGGTCGAACTCAACTGCGAGACCGACTTCGTGGCCCGCAACGAGCGCTTTCAGGGGCTCGCCCGCGACCTGGCCATCCACGTCGCCATGGCCAACCCGAGTTACAAGAGCCGCGACGAGGTGCCCACCGAGGCCCTCGAGGAGGAGCGCAAGGTGCTCGCCGCGCAGGCTCGCGAAGAGGGTAAGCCCGAGAACGTCGTCGAGCGAATCGTCGAAGGGCGCATCAACAAGTTCTACGCTGAGACCACCCTGTTGGAGCAGCCCTTCATCAAGGACGAGAGCAAGACCGTCGAGGCCCTCATCCAGGAGGCCATCGCCACCATCGGCGAGAACATCCAGATCGGCAAGTTCGCGCGCATCAGCATCGGCGGCTGA
- the rpsB gene encoding 30S ribosomal protein S2 has translation MSYLGMKQLLEAGVHFGHETKRWNPKMKRYIFAERNGIFIIDLQKTLVESDKSFAFLQDVAARGGTILFVGTKKQAQEILAAEAKRCGMPFINERWLGGMLTNFRTIRTRVDRLKELEKWFEDSGILRFSKKEQVELGKEMQRLQRYLGGIRDLSRAPDALFIIDPTKESIAVKEANKLGIPVVALADTDSDPDVLDYIIPGNDDAIRSIQLVTARLSDAIIEVRGGAEAQQGSAQAAGAAQGEAPPPREQPSHMPSTEETIARAAALGASERS, from the coding sequence ATGTCCTACTTAGGCATGAAGCAACTGCTCGAGGCCGGTGTCCACTTCGGCCACGAGACCAAGCGCTGGAATCCCAAGATGAAGCGCTACATCTTTGCCGAACGCAACGGCATCTTCATCATCGACCTGCAAAAGACCCTGGTCGAGTCCGACAAGTCCTTTGCCTTTTTGCAAGACGTCGCCGCGCGCGGCGGCACCATCCTCTTCGTCGGCACCAAGAAGCAGGCTCAGGAGATCTTGGCCGCCGAGGCCAAGCGCTGCGGCATGCCCTTTATCAACGAGCGCTGGCTGGGCGGCATGCTCACCAACTTCCGCACCATCCGCACCCGCGTCGACCGGCTCAAGGAGCTCGAGAAGTGGTTCGAGGATAGCGGCATCTTGAGGTTCTCCAAAAAAGAGCAGGTCGAACTCGGCAAGGAGATGCAGCGCCTGCAACGTTACCTGGGCGGCATCCGCGACTTGAGCCGAGCGCCGGACGCGCTCTTCATCATCGACCCGACCAAGGAGAGCATCGCCGTCAAGGAGGCCAACAAGCTGGGCATCCCGGTCGTCGCCCTGGCCGACACCGACTCCGACCCCGACGTGCTCGACTACATCATCCCCGGCAACGACGACGCCATCCGCTCGATCCAGCTCGTCACCGCCCGCCTCAGCGACGCCATCATCGAGGTGCGCGGCGGCGCCGAGGCGCAGCAAGGGAGCGCTCAGGCGGCGGGAGCTGCTCAGGGCGAGGCGCCACCTCCTCGCGAGCAGCCCAGCCACATGCCCTCGACCGAGGAGACCATCGCTCGCGCGGCCGCGCTCGGTGCCAGCGAGAGGAGCTAA
- a CDS encoding tetratricopeptide repeat protein — protein sequence MTLTLCLSAAFAQEGGASVADLLLAGDNYVRQNDCFTAIQAYNMVLDREPDNVEAHLGRGRALFCEGAVAMAAEDFRQVITTDSSNVLGYVWLARAYRTQYQDSPREGAGRLDDALGVLQDAERIDNQYAPLYNERGLVLRERGDLEGSRTAFETAIERARSQDAPAAEQALYHMHAGVSYRDLGQPEQALASFRRAVAMDPRNAAARNYLGVTYKGLERCEDAVFELEQAVQLNPSFREANANLGVTLFDCGQVEASERYLRRALEIDPLSYPGIYIYLSRVSLQQGRLDEAVDTASRGAILPPNSADAWYWLGQAFQERGAADDANNACDAYRNALQLDADHSEARGALDRSCQ from the coding sequence TTGACCCTTACGCTCTGTCTCAGCGCCGCCTTTGCTCAGGAGGGGGGAGCCAGCGTGGCCGACCTGCTCCTGGCCGGGGACAACTACGTCCGCCAGAACGACTGCTTTACCGCCATCCAGGCCTACAACATGGTCTTGGACCGCGAGCCCGACAACGTCGAGGCGCATTTGGGCCGGGGCCGCGCGCTCTTTTGTGAGGGTGCCGTCGCCATGGCCGCCGAGGACTTCCGCCAGGTCATCACCACCGACTCGAGCAACGTGCTCGGCTATGTCTGGCTGGCGCGCGCCTACCGCACCCAGTACCAAGACAGCCCCCGCGAGGGCGCCGGCCGGCTCGACGACGCCCTGGGCGTTCTCCAGGACGCCGAACGCATCGACAACCAGTACGCGCCCCTCTATAACGAGCGCGGCCTGGTCCTGCGCGAGCGCGGTGATTTGGAGGGCTCTCGCACCGCCTTCGAGACCGCCATCGAGCGAGCCCGCAGCCAGGACGCGCCCGCTGCCGAGCAGGCGCTCTACCACATGCACGCCGGCGTCAGCTACCGCGACCTCGGCCAGCCCGAACAGGCGCTTGCCTCGTTTCGGCGGGCGGTGGCGATGGACCCGCGCAACGCCGCCGCCCGCAATTACCTCGGCGTGACCTACAAGGGCCTGGAGCGCTGCGAAGACGCCGTCTTCGAGCTCGAGCAGGCCGTGCAGCTCAATCCCAGCTTCCGCGAGGCCAATGCCAACCTGGGCGTCACCCTCTTCGACTGTGGTCAGGTCGAGGCCTCCGAACGCTACCTGAGAAGGGCGCTCGAGATCGACCCGCTCTCCTATCCCGGCATCTACATCTACTTGTCGCGGGTGTCCTTGCAGCAGGGCCGCCTTGACGAGGCCGTCGACACCGCCTCGAGGGGCGCCATCTTGCCGCCCAACTCGGCGGACGCCTGGTACTGGCTCGGCCAGGCCTTCCAGGAGCGGGGCGCCGCCGACGATGCGAACAACGCCTGCGACGCCTACCGCAACGCCCTGCAACTCGACGCCGATCACAGCGAGGCTCGTGGGGCCCTAGACAGATCGTGTCAATAG
- the hslU gene encoding ATP-dependent protease ATPase subunit HslU, whose amino-acid sequence MSELTPLEIVAELDKHIIGQNKAKRSVAVALRNHYRRRQLSDDLQREVTPKNILMIGPTGVGKTEIARRLARLARAPFIKVEATKFTEVGYVGRDVESIVRDLAQAAYVMVEREKLEAVQERAKRHAEDRLLDYLLPGGTEEGRAKMRSLLENGGLEDRSIEIEVSDERPMPMMGAGMEEMGLNLQDMFSNLMPKKRVRRKTKIKDARETLKVEEAKKLIDHDEVAREAVYRAENFGIVFLDELDKVAGESGGSGPDISGEGVQRDLLPVVEGTQVTTRYGQVKTDHVLFIAAGAFNVSKPSDLIPELQGRFPIRVELDALSATDFQRILTQPKHSLTKQYLELLKVDGNVVRFTDSGIESIAHYSARVNDEVEDIGARRLHTVLETVLEDVSFGTDLGEVIIDQTYVERKLEGIVNDEDLSRYVL is encoded by the coding sequence ATGAGCGAGTTGACGCCTCTGGAGATCGTCGCCGAGCTCGACAAGCACATCATCGGCCAGAACAAGGCCAAGCGCTCGGTGGCGGTGGCGCTTCGTAACCACTACCGCCGCCGGCAGCTCTCTGACGACCTGCAGCGCGAGGTCACGCCCAAGAACATCCTGATGATCGGCCCGACCGGGGTCGGCAAGACCGAGATCGCCCGGCGCCTCGCTAGATTGGCGCGGGCGCCCTTCATCAAGGTGGAGGCGACCAAGTTCACCGAGGTGGGCTACGTCGGCCGCGACGTCGAGTCGATCGTCCGCGACCTCGCCCAGGCCGCTTACGTGATGGTCGAGCGCGAAAAGCTCGAGGCGGTGCAGGAGCGCGCCAAGCGCCACGCCGAGGACCGGCTCTTGGACTATCTGCTGCCCGGCGGCACCGAGGAGGGTCGCGCCAAGATGCGCAGCCTGCTCGAGAACGGCGGGCTCGAGGACCGCTCGATCGAGATCGAGGTGAGCGATGAGCGCCCCATGCCGATGATGGGCGCGGGCATGGAGGAGATGGGCTTGAACCTCCAGGACATGTTCTCCAACCTCATGCCCAAAAAGCGCGTGCGCCGCAAGACGAAGATAAAGGACGCCCGCGAGACCCTAAAGGTCGAGGAGGCCAAAAAGCTCATCGATCACGACGAGGTCGCCCGTGAGGCCGTCTACCGCGCCGAGAACTTCGGCATCGTGTTTTTGGACGAGCTCGACAAGGTCGCGGGCGAGTCGGGCGGCAGCGGCCCGGACATCTCGGGCGAGGGCGTGCAGCGCGACCTCCTGCCGGTCGTCGAGGGCACCCAAGTCACCACCCGCTACGGCCAAGTGAAGACCGACCACGTGCTGTTCATCGCCGCGGGCGCCTTCAACGTCTCCAAACCCTCCGACCTGATTCCCGAGCTGCAGGGGAGATTTCCCATCCGCGTCGAACTCGACGCCCTCTCGGCGACCGACTTCCAGCGCATCCTCACCCAGCCCAAGCACTCCCTGACCAAGCAGTACCTGGAGCTGCTCAAGGTGGACGGTAACGTTGTCCGCTTCACCGACTCGGGCATCGAGAGCATCGCCCACTACAGCGCCCGCGTCAACGACGAGGTCGAGGACATCGGCGCTCGCAGGCTCCACACCGTGCTCGAGACCGTCTTGGAAGACGTCTCCTTCGGCACCGACTTGGGCGAGGTCATCATCGACCAGACCTACGTCGAGCGCAAGCTCGAGGGCATCGTGAACGACGAGGACTTGAGCCGCTACGTGCTGTAG
- the hslV gene encoding ATP-dependent protease subunit HslV, whose amino-acid sequence MKRMHGTTIVAVHRGGVSAIAGDGQVTLGDTIVKKGAVKVRALEDGKILTGFAGAVSDAFTLLDKFESHLSSSKSNLLRAAVETVKEWRTDRVLRNLEAMLIVADDKQILTLSGVGDVIAPDENVVAVGSGGAYAQAAALALLRHTDMAAPEIAETALKIAADIDIYTSGNATVLAVGGDSEAEGAEGAEVES is encoded by the coding sequence ATGAAACGCATGCACGGAACGACCATCGTCGCCGTCCACAGGGGCGGCGTGTCGGCGATCGCCGGCGACGGCCAGGTGACCCTGGGCGACACCATCGTGAAAAAGGGCGCGGTCAAGGTGCGCGCCCTCGAGGACGGCAAGATCCTCACCGGCTTCGCCGGGGCGGTTTCGGACGCCTTTACCCTGTTGGACAAGTTCGAGTCGCACCTCTCCTCGAGCAAGAGCAACCTGCTCAGGGCCGCCGTGGAAACCGTCAAGGAGTGGCGGACCGACCGGGTCTTGCGCAACTTGGAGGCCATGCTGATCGTCGCCGACGACAAGCAGATCCTCACGCTCTCGGGCGTCGGCGACGTGATCGCGCCCGATGAGAACGTGGTGGCGGTGGGCTCGGGCGGCGCCTACGCTCAGGCCGCGGCCCTGGCCCTGTTGCGCCACACCGACATGGCCGCGCCCGAGATCGCCGAGACCGCTCTCAAGATCGCCGCCGACATCGACATCTATACCAGCGGCAACGCCACCGTGCTCGCAGTGGGCGGAGACAGCGAAGCAGAAGGGGCAGAAGGGGCAGAGGTCGAGTCATGA
- the rodA gene encoding rod shape-determining protein RodA: MSKLELGMPILTALILAVGLLTLNSAAPADGTLAQQLLYLALSLPVCLLVLWLGRERLVRLAPAAYAVTLLLLVATLLLMPEVYGARRWLKLGPLPAFQPSEFAKLALLLSLAVSLHERPIRGLLAYLRPLALIGVPATLVLMGPDLGGALVMGALGFGILFVRGLPLRHVLVFSLVLLLAAPTLVWPNLRPHQQERVVTFLNPTADPQGSGYQVIQSRIAVGSGGLFGKGYQQGTQSQLDFIPFKQTDFIYPVLAEEAGFVGAAGLILLFALLFWRLAAMAVECPRERDQLIITGVLSLIGFQVLVNIGVSLGLAPVTGITLPLVSYGGTSLIATLAALAIAFTVHRDRYEDW, encoded by the coding sequence ATGAGCAAGCTCGAGCTCGGCATGCCTATTCTGACCGCCCTCATCTTGGCCGTCGGCCTCCTCACCCTGAACAGCGCCGCGCCCGCGGACGGTACCCTGGCGCAGCAGCTCCTCTACCTGGCGCTGTCCCTGCCGGTCTGCCTGCTCGTGCTCTGGCTCGGGCGCGAGCGCCTGGTCAGGCTGGCCCCGGCCGCCTACGCCGTCACCCTGCTCTTGCTCGTGGCCACCCTGCTGCTGATGCCGGAAGTCTACGGCGCCCGCCGCTGGCTCAAACTGGGCCCGCTGCCCGCCTTCCAACCCTCGGAGTTCGCCAAGCTCGCGCTCCTCTTGAGCCTGGCCGTCAGCCTGCACGAGCGACCCATCCGCGGCCTGCTCGCTTACCTGCGACCGCTCGCGCTTATCGGCGTGCCGGCGACGCTGGTCTTGATGGGACCCGATCTCGGCGGCGCGCTCGTCATGGGCGCCCTCGGCTTCGGCATCCTGTTCGTGCGCGGGCTGCCCCTGCGTCACGTGCTCGTCTTCAGCCTGGTCCTGCTGCTGGCCGCGCCCACACTCGTCTGGCCCAACTTGAGGCCGCACCAGCAAGAGCGCGTCGTCACCTTCTTGAACCCCACCGCCGACCCGCAGGGAAGCGGCTACCAGGTGATCCAGTCGCGCATCGCGGTGGGCTCGGGCGGGCTCTTCGGCAAGGGCTACCAGCAGGGCACTCAGTCACAGCTCGACTTCATCCCTTTCAAGCAGACCGACTTCATCTATCCCGTCCTGGCCGAGGAGGCGGGCTTCGTCGGCGCGGCCGGCCTGATTCTGCTCTTCGCGCTGCTCTTCTGGCGCTTAGCGGCGATGGCGGTCGAGTGCCCCAGGGAGCGCGACCAGCTCATCATCACCGGAGTCTTGTCCTTGATCGGCTTTCAGGTCCTGGTCAACATCGGCGTGAGCCTCGGCTTGGCGCCGGTCACGGGCATCACCCTGCCGCTCGTCTCCTACGGCGGCACCAGCCTCATCGCGACGCTGGCGGCGCTCGCCATCGCCTTCACGGTCCACCGCGACCGTTACGAGGACTGGTAA
- a CDS encoding metal-sulfur cluster assembly factor translates to MSEASTKASASEAPATGLPTKEAILEALKVVKDPEIPLNVVDLGLIYDLNIDEDGSVTIEMTLTSMGCPVQDMIQADAELAAMKVEGVKQVSVDFVWSPPWSPAKMSDDGKKQMRMFGFNL, encoded by the coding sequence ATGAGCGAAGCATCTACCAAAGCGTCCGCAAGCGAAGCACCGGCCACGGGCCTGCCCACCAAGGAGGCGATTCTCGAGGCGCTCAAGGTCGTCAAGGACCCCGAAATCCCCCTCAACGTGGTGGACCTGGGCCTCATCTACGACCTGAACATCGACGAGGACGGCAGCGTCACCATCGAGATGACCCTGACCAGCATGGGCTGCCCCGTGCAGGACATGATCCAGGCCGACGCCGAGCTGGCCGCGATGAAGGTCGAGGGCGTCAAGCAGGTCAGTGTCGACTTCGTGTGGTCGCCGCCCTGGAGCCCGGCCAAGATGTCCGACGACGGCAAAAAGCAGATGAGGATGTTCGGCTTCAACCTGTAG
- a CDS encoding 23S rRNA (pseudouridine(1915)-N(3))-methyltransferase RlmH produces MRYSVVAIGRLKRGFYKGGADHYLKRLGGYAKVEMVELKDSRLNDAAARDDEAKRLLAAASGYLIALDEQGEGQDSRTLAARVTALETQGVSRISLLIGGAQGHGQRLRERAQAAWSLSSLTLPHELARLVLLEQLYRIETIRAGHPYHRD; encoded by the coding sequence ATGCGCTACAGCGTCGTCGCCATCGGCCGGCTCAAGCGGGGCTTCTACAAAGGCGGCGCCGACCACTACCTGAAGCGGCTCGGGGGCTACGCCAAGGTCGAGATGGTCGAGCTCAAGGACAGCAGGCTGAACGACGCCGCGGCCAGGGACGACGAGGCCAAGCGCCTCCTGGCGGCCGCTTCGGGCTACCTCATCGCCCTCGACGAGCAGGGCGAGGGGCAGGACTCGCGCACGCTCGCCGCGCGGGTGACGGCCCTGGAGACCCAAGGGGTGAGCCGGATCAGCCTGCTCATCGGCGGCGCCCAGGGCCACGGGCAGAGGCTACGAGAACGCGCCCAGGCCGCCTGGAGCCTCTCCAGCCTCACCTTGCCCCACGAGCTCGCCCGGCTGGTCTTACTCGAGCAGCTCTACCGCATCGAGACCATCCGGGCGGGGCATCCTTATCACCGGGATTAG
- the thyX gene encoding FAD-dependent thymidylate synthase has translation MAHTSIPAAEALLDQEFRVLDKGFVRLVDYMGGDARIVQAARVSYGEGTKTVREDAGLIDYLLRHDHSSPFEQVIFTFHVKMPIFVARQWIRHRTARLNEISGRYSVMRDEFYCPRPGEVRLQSRLNKQGSSEESLPEELQERVIALIQAEQAATYGSYQGLLEDGIARELARLNLPLSLYTEMYWQIDLNNLFHFLRLRLDWHAQFEIRVYGDAMARVVKAVAPMAYAAFEEHVLYGRRFSRTEIELLRELIDPAGLREAMGASGMKRTRQLELFDKLGLQADALEPGP, from the coding sequence ATGGCCCATACCAGCATTCCCGCGGCAGAGGCCCTGCTGGACCAGGAATTTCGCGTCCTGGACAAAGGTTTCGTGCGCCTGGTCGATTATATGGGCGGCGACGCCCGCATCGTCCAGGCCGCCCGCGTCTCCTACGGCGAGGGCACCAAGACCGTGCGCGAGGACGCTGGACTGATCGACTACCTCTTGCGTCATGACCACAGCAGCCCCTTCGAGCAGGTCATCTTCACCTTTCACGTCAAGATGCCCATCTTCGTGGCGCGGCAGTGGATTCGCCACAGGACCGCGCGGCTGAACGAGATCAGCGGCAGATACTCGGTCATGCGCGACGAGTTCTACTGCCCGAGGCCGGGCGAGGTGCGCCTCCAGTCGCGCCTCAACAAGCAGGGCAGCAGCGAGGAGAGCCTGCCCGAGGAGCTTCAGGAGCGGGTCATCGCCCTCATCCAGGCCGAGCAGGCCGCAACCTACGGCTCCTATCAGGGCCTCTTGGAGGACGGCATCGCCCGCGAGCTCGCCCGGCTCAACCTGCCCCTCAGCCTCTACACCGAGATGTACTGGCAGATCGACCTCAACAACCTCTTTCACTTTCTGCGCCTGCGCCTGGACTGGCACGCCCAGTTTGAAATCCGCGTCTACGGCGACGCCATGGCCAGGGTGGTCAAGGCCGTCGCGCCCATGGCCTACGCCGCCTTCGAGGAGCACGTGCTCTACGGCCGCCGCTTTTCAAGGACCGAGATCGAACTCCTGCGCGAGCTGATCGACCCCGCCGGGTTGCGCGAGGCCATGGGCGCCTCGGGTATGAAGAGGACGCGCCAGCTCGAGCTCTTCGACAAGCTGGGTCTCCAAGCGGACGCGCTCGAGCCGGGCCCTTAA